In a single window of the Candoia aspera isolate rCanAsp1 chromosome 14, rCanAsp1.hap2, whole genome shotgun sequence genome:
- the PRPSAP2 gene encoding phosphoribosyl pyrophosphate synthase-associated protein 2 yields the protein MFCVAPVGTGPIMNVTKGGLVLFSANSNPSCMELSKRIAERLGVEMGKVQVYQEANRETRVQIQESVRGKDVFIIQTVSKDVNTTIMELLIMVYACKTSCAKSIIGVVPYFPYSKQCKMRKRGSIVSKLLASMMCKAGLTHLITMDLHQKEIQGFFNVPVDNLRASPFLLQYIQEEIPDYRNAVIVAKSPASAKRAQSFAERLRLGIAVIHGEAQDAESDLVDGRHSPPTAKSVAAIHPSLEIPMLIPKEKPPITVVGDVGGRIAIIVDDIIDDVDSFLAAAETLKERGAYKIFVMATHGLLSSDAPRLIEESAIDEVVVTNTIPHEIQKLQCPKIKTVDISMILSEAIRRIHNGESMSYLFRNIGLDD from the exons ATGTTTTGTGTGGCACCCGTTGGAACAGGACCCATCATGAACGTCACAAAAGGTGGTCTGGTCCTGTTCTCAGCCAACTCCAACCCGTCCTGCATGGAGCTCTCGAAGCGGATTGCTGA GCGTCTGGGTGTGGAAATGGGCAAAGTTCAGGTGTACCAGGAGGCAAACAGAG AAACCAGGGTGCAGATTCAGGAGTCGGTGAGAGGCAAAGATGTTTTCATTATCCAGACTGTTTCAAA GGATGTGAACACAACCATCATGGAGCTCCTGATCATGGTGTATGCCTGCAAAACGTCCTGTGCCAAAAGCATTATCGGTGTGGTCCCCTACTTCCCCTACAGCAAGCAGTGCAAGATGCGGAAACGGGGCTCCATTGTCTCAAAGCTTCTGGCTTCAATGATGTGCAAGGCAG GGTTGACCCACCTGATCACCATGGACTTGCACCAGAAGGAAATCCAGGGCTTCTTCAATGTCCCGGTTGACAACCTGAGAGCATCGCCGTTTTTGCTGCAGTACATTCAGGAGGAG ATTCCAGACTACAGGAATGCTGTGATTGTGGCCAAATCTCCTGCATCGGCGAAGAG GGCGCAATCGTTTGCCGAACGGCTGAGGCTGGGCATCGCCGTGATCCATGGAGAGGCTCAAGACGCTGAGTCCGACCTGGTGGATGGACGCCATTCCCCGCCGACCGCCAAAAGCGTTGCTGCCATTCACCCCAGCTTAGAGATACCCA TGCTGATTCCAAAAGAGAAGCCGCCCATCACCGTGGTCGGAGACGTTGGGGGAAGAATAGCCATCATCGTG GATGACATCATTGACGACGTGGACAGCTTCCTTGCGGCTGCAGAGACCCTCAAGGAGAGAGGCGCCTATAAGATTTTTGTCATGGCCACCCACGGCCTCCTCTCCTCCGACGCCCCCCGGTTGATAGAGGAGTCTGCGATCGACGAG GTCGTGGTCACAAACACCATTCCTCATGAGATTCAAAAACTGCAGTGCCCCAAAATTAAGACGGTGGACATCAGCATGATCCTCTCGGAGGCCATCCGCAGAATCCATAACGGGGAATCCATGTCGTACCTTTTCAGAAATATAGGACTGGATGACTGA
- the LOC134505206 gene encoding chemerin-like receptor 1: MARSALFALRRSQSARSPPRPEDSTLARHSQWGESNPGRISRALLAAPEAALFCIACATGCADRASHPCGKKKEKLQAKLNHCWGEASLPNGQTKCDKAAAAVRDWIQDRRRLEEVKRGEQDSLSQMENVSISPFETHFTPGPKEITPSIPDHSLGIQKSLHLLSIVVYGVACLLGVTGNGLVIWIAGFKMEKTVNVVWFLNLALADFVFTLFLPLSITYTALGFHWPFGKFLCKLNSTLAFLNMFASVFLLTVISLDRCVSVVQPVWSRNHRTPRLAWGIVLATWVAALLISSPYFLFRDTAVSARNVTSCYNNFALSHNYTSEESRTLWRRRHKAMIVARFLFGFLLPATVIVVCHGMVAFRLQRRRLARSPRPFRIIVAVTATFFLCYSPYHTLSLLEMAKASGSPAVKRALHLGVPLASSLAFFNSCLNPLLYVFVGQKSFRRSIRGAFEGAFGEDSILSLSSRRKSRAVSQTEIHTV, translated from the exons CCCTGAGGCCGCGCTCTTTTGCATCGCGTGCGCAACGGGATGCGCGGATCGCGCAAG TCACCCGtgtggaaagaagaaggaaaagctcCAGGCCAAGCTGAATCACTGTTGGGGAGAAGCCTCTCTTCCAAATGGGCAGACAAAATGCGAtaaggcagcagcagcagtccgGGACTGGATCCAGGACAGACGTCGGTTGGAAGAGGTGAAAAGAGGG GAGCAGGATTCTCTCTCCCAAATGGAAAACGTCTCCATCTCACCCTTCGAGACCCATTTCACCCCGGGGCCCAAGGAGATCACCCCTTCTATCCCGGACCACTCCCTGGGCATCCAAAAGAGCCTGCATCTCCTGTCCATTGTGGTCTATGGGGTGGCGTGTCTCCTCGGGGTGACCGGGAACGGCCTGGTCATCTGGATCGCCGGCTTCAAGATGGAGAAGACGGTGAACGTGGTCTGGTTCCTCAACCTGGCGCTGGCCGATTTTGTCTTCACCCTCTTCCTGCCCCTGAGCATCACCTACACGGCCCTGGGCTTCCACTGGCCTTTTGGGAAGTTCCTCTGCAAGCTCAACAGCACCCTGGCCTTCCTCAACATGTTCGCCAGCGTCTTCCTCCTGACCGTCATCAGCCTGGACCGGTGCGTCTCAGTGGTCCAGCCGGTGTGGTCCAGGAACCACCGGACCCCCCGGCTGGCGTGGGGCATCGTGCTGGCGACCTGGGTGGCCGCTTTGCTCATCAGCTCCCCGTACTTCCTCTTCCGAGACACGGCGGTCAGCGCCAGGAACGTCACCAGTTGCTACAACAACTTTGCCCTCTCCCACAATTACACCAGTGAGGAGAGTCGGACGCTGTGGAGGAGGAGGCACAAGGCCATGATTGTGGCCCGGTTCCTGTTTGGGTTCCTCCTGCCCGCCACGGTGATTGTGGTCTGCCATGGCATGGTGGCTTTCCGGTTGCAGCGCCGGCGCCTGGCCAGGTCCCCCAGGCCCTTCCGGATCATCGTGGCCGTCACGGCCACCTTCTTCCTCTGCTACTCCCCCTACCACACGCTTTCCCTGCTGGAGATGGCCAAGGCGTCCGGCAGCCCGGCGGTCAAGAGGGCGCTGCACCTGGGCGTCCCGCTGGCCTCCAGCCTGGCCTTCTTCAACAGCTGCCTCAACCCCCTCCTCTACGTCTTCGTGGGGCAGAAGAGCTTCCGGCGGTCCATCCGGGGGGCCTTTGAGGGGGCCTTCGGGGAGGACTCCATCCTGTCCTTGTCCAGCCGGAGGAAGTCAAGGGCCGTCTCCCAGACAGAGATCCACACGGTTTAG